Proteins encoded together in one Vibrio lentus window:
- a CDS encoding methyl-accepting chemotaxis protein: protein MRQLLSGLSIKIQILIPVLFSVVLLLTGVIIGGDKLENAFKDVSTATDQLILHKEELSEIVDNSYGMRIKAIYSLFNPDDVKTLVETLNQKRDQNTRLLSSLDTVPGMQDEVAAMSKAMNHYVDFSRTTMLPLLRAKHGSAALPSDFDNRYQIAIDQYRHAGNEMVQAINLLSKQLNRIATQEVDINGQQHTSTLNTATIALLVILSIALVISWTLAGIIVKPLSNIQETMREVAKGNLLVKAEEHGDNEISRLAQDVNKSVEQLRDTVSSLSRISIEVASASTELAAVMTQSSANSDQEKQEVEQVASAVNQLESTASHVNENAVQADSASKQADEMATHSMSLFNESNKANEQMAIQLSEAANVVGTLKEHSEQIGKVIEVIQSISEQTNLLALNAAIEAARAGESGRGFAVVADEVRMLAARTQDSTKEIQAIIEGLQVQSGNANESMSSSLSMLEHNQTLSDEVSAALSGIANSVTDMTEINTQVASAAEEQSQVTADINRNISNIYSLVSQNVTGITQAAAASHELSNLAEQQKQQLDYFKV from the coding sequence ATGCGACAACTTCTCAGTGGCTTATCTATAAAAATACAAATTCTTATTCCAGTACTCTTTTCTGTCGTACTACTTTTGACGGGTGTCATTATCGGTGGTGACAAACTGGAAAATGCTTTTAAAGATGTATCAACAGCAACAGATCAACTCATTCTACATAAAGAAGAACTTAGCGAAATCGTCGACAACAGCTACGGCATGCGCATCAAAGCAATCTATAGCTTATTTAATCCTGATGACGTCAAAACGCTTGTCGAAACGCTAAATCAAAAACGTGACCAAAATACTCGCCTACTAAGCTCGCTTGATACCGTACCAGGCATGCAAGATGAAGTGGCCGCAATGAGCAAAGCGATGAATCACTACGTCGACTTTTCTCGCACCACTATGCTTCCTCTATTAAGAGCAAAACATGGCAGCGCAGCGCTACCTTCTGACTTTGATAACCGCTATCAGATCGCAATCGACCAATATCGTCACGCGGGTAACGAAATGGTGCAAGCTATCAACCTCCTCTCAAAGCAACTGAACCGTATTGCCACTCAAGAAGTGGACATCAATGGCCAGCAACACACCAGCACACTCAATACCGCAACCATCGCACTGTTAGTGATTCTTTCAATCGCATTAGTCATCAGCTGGACGCTGGCTGGCATCATTGTTAAGCCGCTTAGCAATATCCAAGAAACCATGCGCGAAGTAGCAAAAGGTAACCTGCTAGTAAAAGCGGAAGAGCATGGCGACAACGAAATATCTCGCCTTGCCCAAGACGTAAACAAATCCGTTGAACAATTGCGCGACACAGTAAGTTCGCTATCTCGAATCAGTATTGAAGTGGCGTCTGCATCAACAGAGTTGGCGGCAGTAATGACGCAATCAAGTGCTAACTCTGATCAAGAGAAGCAAGAAGTGGAGCAAGTTGCTTCTGCCGTGAACCAACTTGAGAGCACAGCATCGCACGTAAACGAGAATGCAGTACAAGCCGACTCAGCGTCTAAGCAAGCTGACGAAATGGCGACACACAGCATGAGCTTGTTTAATGAAAGCAACAAAGCTAACGAACAGATGGCGATTCAGCTGAGTGAAGCAGCAAACGTTGTAGGCACGCTAAAAGAGCACTCAGAGCAGATTGGGAAGGTGATTGAAGTAATTCAAAGCATATCTGAACAAACGAACCTTCTTGCGCTTAATGCAGCAATTGAAGCGGCTCGTGCTGGTGAAAGTGGCCGTGGTTTCGCAGTTGTTGCCGATGAAGTTCGAATGCTGGCGGCACGTACCCAAGATTCAACCAAAGAGATCCAAGCAATTATCGAAGGTTTGCAGGTTCAATCGGGTAACGCCAATGAGAGCATGAGCAGTTCACTGTCTATGTTAGAGCACAACCAAACACTCTCAGACGAGGTGAGCGCAGCACTTTCTGGTATTGCTAACTCAGTAACCGACATGACAGAAATTAACACTCAAGTTGCCTCTGCCGCAGAAGAACAAAGCCAAGTGACTGCAGACATCAACCGTAATATCTCAAACATCTACAGCCTAGTAAGCCAAAACGTAACCGGTATTACTCAAGCCGCAGCAGCGAGCCACGAGCTATCTAACCTAGCCGAGCAGCAAAAGCAGCAGTTAGATTATTTTAAGGTGTAA
- a CDS encoding lipase secretion chaperone: protein MKKTAILSITTIALMSTAAVFLYLKKEETSSYNNNAQSASSLKVSSQQDTEIDSASAKDMMEYFVSGNTELTLEEIRDNVAKHHEQSQAAVVDEALFAKYLEYKSALTTLDVQFDTTSISAEDLRALNQALLDLQTQFFSESEISILFTHDNKMREIALEKLLLKQEGLEEREYQQRLESYLSEQPDYVQSSHQNQVLLQQLSSSQGLDEQGKYLKRNELVGEEATQRLEALDQQRADFENSLDVYFSERNDILNDSALSEIEQKETIAQLREAHFQPQQLRRVEAIERIKAAENGQ from the coding sequence ATGAAAAAGACCGCCATTTTGTCGATAACCACGATAGCCCTGATGAGCACAGCGGCGGTCTTTTTATATCTAAAGAAGGAAGAGACAAGTTCATATAATAACAACGCACAAAGCGCTTCTTCATTGAAGGTTAGCTCTCAACAAGATACGGAAATCGATAGTGCGTCAGCCAAAGACATGATGGAATATTTCGTGTCAGGCAATACAGAATTAACCCTCGAAGAGATTCGTGACAATGTGGCAAAACACCACGAGCAATCACAAGCCGCAGTGGTCGATGAAGCATTGTTCGCAAAGTATCTTGAGTACAAGTCGGCACTGACAACATTGGATGTTCAATTCGACACCACCTCAATATCCGCAGAGGACTTACGCGCACTGAATCAAGCTCTGCTTGACCTTCAAACTCAATTTTTCAGTGAGAGCGAGATAAGTATTCTGTTTACCCATGACAATAAAATGAGGGAAATCGCTTTAGAAAAGTTACTTCTGAAACAAGAAGGGCTAGAAGAACGAGAATATCAGCAAAGGCTTGAATCCTATCTATCTGAACAACCTGATTATGTTCAGTCCAGTCATCAAAATCAGGTGTTATTACAGCAACTATCCAGTTCACAAGGTCTAGACGAACAAGGTAAATACTTGAAGAGAAATGAACTGGTTGGCGAAGAAGCGACACAGAGGCTTGAAGCGCTTGATCAACAAAGGGCGGACTTTGAAAATTCGTTAGATGTTTACTTTTCAGAACGAAATGACATTTTGAATGACTCAGCACTCTCAGAAATTGAACAAAAAGAAACGATTGCCCAGCTTAGAGAAGCTCATTTTCAGCCACAACAGCTGAGAAGGGTAGAAGCGATTGAGAGAATCAAAGCCGCGGAGAACGGTCAGTAA
- a CDS encoding lipase family alpha/beta hydrolase: MKKIIIWTIACLFSFGAYAGTSASALEVSGYTQTKYPIMLVHGLFGFDTLAGVDYFYGVPESLTKDGASVYVAQVSATNSSEVRGEQLLAQVETLLAATGASKVNLVGHSHGGPTARYVASVRPDLVASVTSIGGVHKGSKVADLVRGTVSEGSAAEGIAVKLAGGLTTLINLLSGGTDLDQDGLASLEALTTEGSLAFNQFYPEGVPTSACGDGEWQANNGVYYYSWTGSSTFTNLLDPTDGAMTILSLAFNEPNDGLVGACSAHLGKVIGDDYKMNHLDEINGLLGIHHLFETDPVTLYRQHANRLKLAGL; encoded by the coding sequence TTGAAAAAGATAATAATTTGGACGATAGCCTGCCTATTCAGTTTTGGCGCTTATGCCGGAACAAGCGCATCGGCATTAGAAGTCAGTGGATACACACAAACGAAATACCCCATTATGTTGGTACATGGTTTGTTTGGTTTCGATACATTAGCGGGTGTCGATTACTTCTATGGCGTACCTGAATCCCTAACCAAAGATGGTGCGAGCGTCTATGTAGCGCAAGTATCAGCGACCAACAGCTCTGAAGTGCGTGGAGAGCAGTTGTTGGCTCAAGTTGAAACACTGTTAGCCGCGACCGGGGCAAGTAAGGTGAACCTAGTTGGTCATAGCCACGGCGGACCAACAGCGCGCTATGTGGCTTCAGTTCGTCCTGATTTAGTTGCTTCGGTGACAAGCATTGGTGGTGTTCATAAAGGCTCGAAAGTAGCCGACCTCGTACGTGGAACCGTATCAGAAGGTTCAGCCGCGGAAGGTATTGCGGTTAAGTTGGCTGGTGGATTGACGACGCTCATCAACCTGTTATCTGGTGGAACGGATCTTGACCAAGATGGCCTTGCATCTCTTGAAGCGTTGACCACTGAAGGTTCACTTGCATTCAATCAGTTTTACCCTGAAGGCGTTCCGACGTCTGCGTGTGGTGATGGTGAATGGCAAGCAAACAACGGTGTTTATTACTATTCATGGACAGGATCTTCCACTTTTACCAACCTTCTTGATCCTACCGACGGAGCGATGACAATCCTTAGTTTAGCTTTTAATGAACCTAATGACGGGTTAGTGGGAGCATGTAGCGCGCATTTGGGCAAAGTGATTGGTGATGATTACAAAATGAACCACCTAGACGAGATTAACGGGTTGTTGGGTATTCATCATCTCTTTGAGACTGATCCCGTGACGCTATATCGCCAACACGCGAATCGATTGAAGTTGGCTGGCCTGTAA
- a CDS encoding SGNH/GDSL hydrolase family protein produces MKNTALILALTIPFGAYAAEDSVPTPESITSAQVFSTQGSETYSYVRCWYRTDASHDSPATDWKWAKKENGDNYTINGYWWSSVSFKNMFYSDAPQSEIKQRCEQTLGIQHDAADITYFAANNRFSYNHSIWTNDNAVQSNTINRIVTFGDSLSDTGNLFNGSQWVFPNADSWFLGHFSNGLVWTEYLAKAKDLPLYNWAVGGAAGTNQYVALTGVYDQVTSYLTYMKVAKNYRPENSLFTLEFGLNDFMNYDREVADVKADFSSALIRLTESGASNILLFTLPDATKAPQFKYSTEQEIIKVRGKILEFNQFIKAQAEYYQSLGKNVVLFDASALFASITENPEQHGFRNASDACLNINRSSASDYLRSHSLTNDCATYGSDSYVFWGVTHPTTATHKYIADHILAYSFSTFNF; encoded by the coding sequence ATGAAAAATACGGCTTTAATACTCGCGTTAACCATACCGTTTGGGGCTTATGCTGCAGAAGACTCAGTACCAACACCAGAATCTATTACATCCGCACAAGTGTTCAGCACACAAGGTTCCGAAACCTATTCTTACGTTCGATGTTGGTATCGAACCGATGCGTCACACGACTCTCCAGCCACAGATTGGAAGTGGGCGAAAAAAGAAAACGGCGACAATTACACGATCAACGGATATTGGTGGTCTTCCGTTTCTTTCAAAAACATGTTCTACAGTGATGCCCCACAATCTGAAATCAAACAGCGTTGTGAACAGACTCTCGGCATCCAACATGATGCCGCCGACATCACCTATTTTGCCGCAAACAATCGCTTCTCTTATAATCACTCGATCTGGACCAACGATAACGCTGTCCAATCCAACACTATTAATCGCATTGTCACCTTTGGTGATAGCCTCTCTGATACTGGGAACCTATTTAACGGCTCTCAATGGGTTTTTCCGAACGCTGACTCGTGGTTTTTAGGGCACTTTTCGAATGGTTTAGTTTGGACTGAGTACTTAGCAAAAGCGAAAGATCTTCCCCTATATAACTGGGCCGTAGGTGGTGCAGCAGGTACTAATCAATACGTCGCACTGACTGGCGTCTATGATCAAGTCACCTCTTACCTAACCTACATGAAAGTCGCCAAAAATTATCGCCCTGAAAACTCCTTGTTTACTCTAGAGTTTGGGCTCAATGACTTTATGAATTACGACCGAGAAGTGGCCGATGTAAAGGCCGACTTCAGCAGCGCTCTGATCCGATTAACGGAATCTGGTGCAAGTAATATCCTACTGTTCACATTGCCCGATGCGACCAAAGCGCCGCAGTTCAAATACTCTACCGAACAAGAGATCATTAAAGTTCGTGGCAAGATTTTAGAGTTCAACCAATTCATCAAGGCGCAGGCCGAGTATTACCAAAGCTTGGGGAAAAACGTGGTGTTGTTTGATGCGAGTGCACTGTTCGCCAGCATTACCGAGAATCCAGAGCAGCATGGCTTTCGAAACGCGAGTGATGCCTGTCTTAATATCAATAGAAGCTCAGCTTCAGACTATTTGCGAAGCCACAGCTTGACTAATGATTGCGCGACCTATGGCTCAGACAGCTATGTATTTTGGGGCGTGACACACCCAACCACTGCTACTCACAAATACATCGCAGACCATATCTTGGCGTACTCGTTCTCGACGTTTAATTTCTAG
- a CDS encoding DEAD/DEAH box helicase, with protein sequence MHFKDLGLDNRLLKNLKHYDFKKATEIQSKAIPVAIAGKDLLASSKTGSGKTLAFVLPMIHKALKTKAFSAKDPRGVILAPTRELAKQVYGELRSMLGGLSYEATLILGGENFNDQVKALRKYPRFIVATPGRLADHLEHRSLFLDGVETLILDEADRMLDLGFAPELRRIANAAKHRRRQTLMFSATLDHAEVNGIANEMLDAPKRISVGVSNEQHLDITQKFYLCDHLDHKEAILDRVIEEAEYRQVMIFTATRADTDRLTDKLNEKKLKAVALSGNLNQTQRNAIMSQFERAVYKILVTTDVASRGIDIPNVSHVINFDMPKHTEEYVHRVGRTGRAGNKGDAISLVGPKDWDSFKRVELYLQQDLTFSVLEGLKGKFKGIKPRKPAFAKGGPAKKKTNTQVKKTPKKPVKRDKSFHQNVAVGDTVFIPKKKVAPKVDDE encoded by the coding sequence TTGCACTTTAAAGATTTAGGCTTAGATAACCGCTTACTGAAGAACTTAAAACATTACGACTTCAAGAAGGCGACAGAGATCCAATCAAAAGCGATCCCTGTTGCTATTGCTGGTAAGGATCTATTGGCTTCATCAAAAACGGGATCAGGTAAAACATTGGCGTTTGTGTTGCCGATGATACATAAAGCATTAAAAACAAAAGCGTTTTCTGCTAAAGATCCCCGTGGTGTAATTTTGGCTCCTACTCGTGAGCTAGCAAAACAAGTTTACGGCGAGCTGCGTAGCATGCTTGGTGGTCTGTCTTACGAAGCGACACTTATCTTGGGTGGCGAAAACTTTAACGACCAAGTTAAAGCTCTGCGTAAGTACCCTCGTTTTATTGTTGCGACTCCAGGCCGTCTTGCTGATCACCTTGAGCACCGCTCACTGTTTTTAGATGGTGTTGAAACGCTAATTCTTGATGAAGCTGACCGTATGTTGGATTTAGGTTTCGCACCTGAATTACGTCGCATTGCGAATGCAGCTAAGCACCGTCGTCGTCAAACGTTGATGTTCTCTGCGACGCTTGACCACGCGGAAGTGAATGGCATTGCAAATGAAATGCTAGACGCACCTAAGCGTATCTCTGTTGGTGTTTCTAACGAACAGCACCTTGATATCACTCAGAAGTTCTATCTGTGTGACCATCTAGATCATAAAGAAGCGATTTTAGATCGAGTTATTGAAGAAGCTGAATACCGTCAGGTGATGATCTTCACTGCAACTCGTGCCGATACTGATCGTTTAACGGATAAGTTGAACGAGAAGAAGCTTAAAGCAGTGGCATTGAGCGGCAACCTAAACCAAACGCAACGTAATGCCATCATGAGCCAATTTGAGCGTGCGGTTTACAAGATCTTGGTAACAACCGATGTTGCTTCACGTGGTATCGATATTCCAAACGTAAGCCACGTGATCAACTTTGATATGCCTAAACATACAGAAGAGTACGTGCACCGCGTTGGTCGTACTGGCCGTGCAGGTAACAAAGGCGATGCGATTTCTTTGGTTGGTCCAAAAGACTGGGACAGCTTTAAGCGTGTTGAGCTTTACCTTCAACAAGATCTTACTTTCTCTGTGCTTGAAGGCTTGAAAGGTAAATTCAAAGGCATTAAGCCTCGTAAACCTGCTTTTGCTAAAGGCGGACCTGCGAAGAAGAAGACCAACACTCAAGTTAAGAAAACACCGAAGAAACCGGTTAAGCGTGATAAGAGCTTCCACCAAAATGTGGCTGTGGGTGATACCGTGTTTATCCCTAAGAAGAAAGTCGCACCAAAAGTGGACGACGAGTAA